From a single Silene latifolia isolate original U9 population chromosome 6, ASM4854445v1, whole genome shotgun sequence genomic region:
- the LOC141588404 gene encoding uncharacterized protein LOC141588404: MGNMEHHLVILKMDNIGSWNVRGMNKLPKQLDIKRFLHQNNVGLYGLVEHKIKGSDYADVLTKLGQHWNGIHNYNYHPGGRIWIIWVPQVFSITLLHMSAQQITVRVLEQASADSFIFTVVYGSNDDTERRDLWRDLKDIKDGYFGPWSICGDFNCVLNFNERIGRPVTWSDIEEFRSCIDYCDVVDIKGKGAFFTWNNKHEPHSRVFSRLDRFMVNTEWLNLYPECYAYFLPEGLYDHNPCLCYRRACSQRNHQFRYFNMWGKDPNFKDLVKSKWCLNIPGTAMFQVVKKLQSLKKPLRDMNRNGYSDIGKAVGVAKLSLDAIQEKMHSDPTNLTNLAEESIAAENYRTLSKAYHSFLSQK, from the coding sequence ATGGGAAACATGGAGCACCACCTGGTCATTCTCAAAATGGACAATATAGGGAGTTGGAACGTGAGGGGTATGAATAAACTGCCTAAGCAGCTAGATATTAAACGTTTTTTGCATCAGAATAATGTAGGGTTATATGGTCTAGTGGAGCATAAAATAAAGGGGTCTGATTATGCTGATGTTCTTACTAAATTGGGGCAGCACTGGAATGGCATTCATAACTATAACTATCATCCAGGGGGGAGGATATGGATTATCTGGGTACCTCAAGTTTTCTCTATCACTCTTCTTCATATGTCTGCTCAACAGATTACTGTGAGAGTACTTGAACAGGCCTCTGCTGACTCTTTCATATTCACTGTTGTCTATGGTTCAAATGATGACACTGAAAGAAGGGATTTGTGGAGGGATTTAAAAGATATTAAGGATGGTTATTTTGGCCCTTGGAGTATTTGTGGTGATTTTAACTGTGTTCTCAATTTCAATGAGAGGATAGGAAGACCTGTTACCTGGAGTGATATTGAAGAGTTCAGGAGTTGTATTGATTATTGTGACGTGGTTGATATCAAAGGAAAAGGTGCTTTTTTTACTTGGAACAACAAACATGAGCCACATTCTAGGGTGTTCTCAAGATTGGATAGGTTCATGGTGAATACTGAGTGGTTGAATCTTTACCCTGAGTGCTATGCATATTTTCTCCCTGAGGGACTCTATGACCACAATCCTTGCCTTTGTTATAGAAGAGCTTGTAGCCAAAGGAATCATCAATTtagatattttaatatgtgggggaaAGATCCTAATTTCAAAGACCTGGTCAAGTCCAAATGGTGTTTGAACATACCTGGTACTGCAATGTTTCAGGTTGTCAAAAAATTACAAAGTTTGAAGAAACCTCTAAGAGACATGAACAGGAATGGGTATTCTGATATAGGGAAAGCTGTTGGTGTTGCCAAGTTAAGTCTAGATGCTATCCAAGAGAAGATGCACAGTGACCCTACCAATTTGACTAATCTTGCTGAGGAAAGTATAGCTGCTGAAAACTATCGCACTCTCAGCAAAGCTTACCATAGCTTTCTGAGCCAGAAATAA